One genomic window of Chlamydiales bacterium STE3 includes the following:
- a CDS encoding hypothetical protein (Product derived from UniProtKB/Trembl:Q6MEZ1), which yields MNVVILAAGLGSRLDLESKCPKALTKLENGESLLGLQIKFLSRFLDKDRVLIVVGYHYESIMTNFPELTYCFNPDFASENTAGSLRRALRKVNGDLLWLNGDVIFHPDVIKAILNFGYTSMVVDEKSVTDEEVKYRTNESGEILEVSKEVLNPRGEAVGINFFKKEDLPLLKHYLEECQPTDYFEKAIELAINQGLKVKALPVPSDFCCEIDFSEDLARANQMIKSWPYSSIAR from the coding sequence ATGAATGTAGTGATTCTCGCAGCAGGCCTTGGAAGCCGTTTAGACCTTGAGTCTAAATGCCCCAAAGCTCTCACTAAGTTAGAAAATGGAGAATCCCTCCTTGGTTTACAGATTAAGTTTCTTTCTCGTTTTCTCGATAAAGATCGGGTCTTAATTGTTGTGGGTTATCACTATGAATCCATTATGACGAACTTTCCTGAATTAACATACTGCTTTAATCCCGATTTTGCTTCAGAAAACACTGCTGGCAGCTTAAGAAGGGCTTTAAGAAAAGTCAACGGAGATCTCCTTTGGCTAAATGGTGATGTCATTTTCCATCCCGATGTCATTAAGGCGATTCTCAATTTTGGCTATACAAGTATGGTTGTCGATGAAAAAAGCGTTACAGACGAGGAAGTAAAGTACCGCACCAATGAATCTGGGGAGATCCTTGAAGTTTCTAAGGAAGTTCTAAACCCACGCGGGGAAGCTGTAGGAATTAATTTTTTTAAAAAAGAAGATCTTCCCCTCCTTAAGCATTACCTTGAGGAATGCCAGCCGACAGATTATTTTGAAAAGGCTATTGAACTCGCTATCAATCAGGGATTAAAAGTCAAAGCACTTCCTGTACCTTCTGATTTCTGCTGTGAGATTGATTTTAGTGAAGATTTGGCAAGAGCTAACCAGATGATTAAAAGCTGGCCCTATTCTTCCATTGCAAGATAA